The Toxotes jaculatrix isolate fToxJac2 chromosome 14, fToxJac2.pri, whole genome shotgun sequence genome window below encodes:
- the dpydb gene encoding dihydropyrimidine dehydrogenase [NADP(+)], with translation MLSKDLPDIESILALNPRVKTHAQIMSTANKKKEKKHWKRNPERNCDSCVKLENNFDDIKHTTLSERGALREALRCLKCADAPCQKSCPTNLDIKSFITSISNKNYYGAARAILSDNPLGLTCGMVCPTSELCVGGCNLYASEEGPINIGGLQQFATEVFSKMGIAQIRNPELPPSDQMPESYHTPIALIGCGPASISCASFLARLGYDNITIFEKQKYIGGLSTSEIPQFRLPYEVVQFEIDLVKDLGVKVICEKGLGVNGMTLTSLKQEGFKAVFIGIGLPQANRAKIFQGLTMDQGFFTSKDFLPMVASASKKGMCQCRTPLPELRGIVIVLGAGDTAFDCATSALRCGAKRVYVCFRKGFTNIRAVPEEMELAQEEQCEFLPFLSPREVIMKNGRVAGLQFCRTEQTEEGDWLEDEDQVVRLKADYIISAFGSMLNDVQVTEAMAPVKLTRWGTPEVNTDTMQTSEPWVFAGGDVAGLANTTVESVNDGKQASWHIHRYIQSLHGQTVDTVPKLPLFYSAIDQVDISVEVCGIKFPNPFGLASAPPTTSTAMIRRAFEQGWGFALTKTFGLDKDLVTNVSPRIVRGTTSGQVYGPGQGSFLNIELISEKTAAYWCQSVAELKKDFPNNVVISSIMCSYNQEDWTELAKMAEKSGADALELNLSCPHGMGERGMGLACGQDPVLVRNICRWVRAAISIPFFAKLTPNVTNIVDIAKAAHEGGADGVTATNTVSGLMGLKVDGSPWPGVGVEKRTTYGGVSGNAIRPIALRAVSAIARAIPGFPILATGGIDSAETGLQFLHAGASVLQVCSAVQNQDFTVIEDYCVGLKALLYLKSLELKNWDGQSPPTEKHQKGKPVPRLEDLVGKSLPSFGPYLQQKTEAIAKYKKQLREAGKTDVTESSITRAGTPRKPVPAVKDVIARALRHIGAYQELNNMEQVQALIDEEMCINCGKCYMTCNDSGYQAIKFDPETHLPLVTDSCTGCTLCLSVCPIIDCIKMVTRTTPYEPKRGIPISPIC, from the exons ATGTTGAGTAAAGATCTTCCAGACATTGAG AGCATCCTGGCTCTGAATCCCAGGGTGAAAACACATGCTCAGATCATGTCCACAGCaaacaagaagaaagagaagaaacactgGAAAAGAAACCCTGAAAGGAACTGCGAT TCCTGTGTGAAGTTAGAAAACAACTTTGATGACATCAAACACACAACGCTGAGCGAGCGCGGAGCTCTGCGAGAGGCGCTGAG GTGTCTAAAATGTGCCGATGCTCCCTGTCAGAAGAGCTGCCCAACTAACCTGGACATCAAGTCGTTTATTACAAGTATCTCCAATAAg AATTACTATGGGGCAGCGCGGGCCATCCTATCTGACAACCCCCTGGGTCTGACCTGTGGAATGGTTTGTCCCACATCAGAGCTGTGTGTAGGAGGCTGCAACCTGTATGCCTCTGAGGAAGGACCCATTAACATTGGAGGGTTACAGCAGTTTGCCACCGAG gtgTTTAGTAAGATGGGCATCGCTCAGATCAGGAATCCTGAACTCCCACCGTCCGATCAGATGCCAGAGTCTTACCACACCCCTattgctctgattggctgtggcCCAGCATCGATCAGCTGTGCTTCCTTCCTGGCCCGTCTCGGATATGATAATATAACTATATTTGAGAAACAGAAGTACATTGGAGGGCTGAG CACATCAGAAATCCCTCAGTTCCGGCTTCCCTATGAGGTTGTCCAGTTTGAAATAGACCTGGTGAAGGATCTGGGAGTCAAG gTGATTTGTGAGAAGGGTCTTGGTGTTAATGGAATGACTCTGACGTCCCTGAAACAGGAAGGATTTAAGGCCGTCTTTATTGGGATTG GTCTTCCTCAGGCTAACAGAGCTAAAATCTTCCAAGGTTTAACCATGGATCAGGGCTTCTTCACTTCCAAAGACTTTCTGCCCATGGTGGCCTCAGCCAGCAAGAAAG GTATGTGTCAGTGTCGCACTCCTCTGCCAGAGTTAAGAGGCATAGTGATAGTTTTGGGGGCTGGAGACACTGCGTTTGACTGCGCAACCTCAGCTCTTCGCTGTGGAGCCAAGAGAGTGTACGTCTGCTTCAGGAAGGGGTTCACCAACATCAGGGCCGTTCCTGAAGAG atggaGCTGGCTCAGGAAGAGCAGTGTGAGTTCCTGCCCTTCCTGTCCCCTCGCGAGGTCATCATGAAGAACGGACGGGTTGCCGGGTTACAGTTCTGTCGCACCGAGCAGACCGAGGAAGGTGATTGGCTGGAAGACGAGGACCAAGTTGTCAGGCTGAAGGCCGATTACATCATCAGCGCCTTTGGCTCCATGCTGAACGATGTGCAAG TGACTGAGGCCATGGCTCCCGTGAAGCTGACCCGCTGGGGTACTCCAGAGGTGAACACAGACACCATGCAGACCAGCGAGCCCTGGGTGTTTGCAGGAGGAGACGTCGCTGGTTTGGCGAACACCACGGTGGAATCAGTGAACGACGGCAAACAGGCCTCATGGCATATTCACAGATACATACAG TCCCTGCATGGACAGACAGTGGATACAGTCCCGAAGCTGCCATTGTTCTACAGTGCCATAGATCAGGTGGACATCAGTGTTGAGGTCTGTGGAATAAAGTTTCCCAACCCGTTTGGCCTGGCCTCTGCTCCTCCCACCACCAGCACGGCCATGATCAGAAGAGCTTTTGAACAAGGATGGGGCTTCGCTCTGACCAAGACGTTTGGACTGGACAag gacCTGGTGACCAACGTGTCTCCCCGTATTGTCCGTGGCACCACCTCAGGTCAGGTGTACGGACCAGGCCAGGGCTCCTTCCTCAACATTGAGCTCATCAGCGAGAAGACGGCAGCCTACTGGTGTCAGTCAGTCGCTGAGCTGAAGAAGGACTTCCCCAACAAC gtgGTGATCTCCAGTATCATGTGTAGTTACAACCAGGAAGACTGGACAGAACTGGCCAAGATGGCAGAG AAATCAGGAGCAGATGCACTGGAGCTCAACCTGTCTTGTCCTCATGggatgggagagagaggcaTGGGACTGGCCTGtggacag GACCCAGTGCTTGTGCGTAACATCTGTCGCTGGGTGCGTGCAGCCATTTCCATTCCCTTCTTTGCCAAATTGACACCAAACGTTACCAATATTGTCGACATCGCCAAGGCTGCTCATGaag gTGGAGCAGATGGAGTCACAGCCACCAACACGGTCTCAGGTCTGATGGGATTGAAGGTAGATGGCTCCCCCTGGCCGGGTGTTGGAGTGGAAAAACGCACCACGTATGGAGGGGTGTCCg GTAACGCCATTCGACCCATCGCTCTCAGAGCAGTATCGGCCATCGCCAGAGCAATTCCTGGTTTCCCTATTCTGGCCACCGGGGGTATTGACTCGGCAGAGACTGGACTACAGTTTCTCCATGCTGGAGCCTCAGTGTTACAG GTGTGCAGTGCAGTTCAGAACCAGGACTTCACAGTAATTGAGGATTACTGTGTAG GTCTGAAGGCCTTGTTGTACCTCAAGAGCCTGGAGCTGAAGAACTGGGACGGTCAGTCTCCTCCAACAGAGAAACACCAGAAAGGAAAACCAGTACCCAGACTGGAAGACCTGGTCGGAAAG agcCTCCCCAGCTTTGGTCCATACCTCCAGCAGAAGACAGAAGCCATTGCGAAGTATAAGAAACAGCTCAGAGAGGCTGGTAAAACTGATGTGACAGAATCCAGCATCACTCGAGCTGGCACACCCAGAAAACCTGTTCCTGCTGTCAAG GATGTGATAGCCAGAGCATTGCGCCACATTGGAGCATACCAGGAGCTGAACAACATGGAGCAG GTCCAGGCTCTGATAGATGAAGAGATGTGTATCAACTGTGGAAAATGCTACATGACCTGCAATGACTCTGGATACCag GCCATAAAGTTTGATCCAGAGACTCACCTTCCCCTCGTGACCGACAGCTGCACTGGCTGCACTCTGTGCCTCAGCGTCTGTCCAATCATAGACTGCATCAAGATGGTTACCAGGACAACACCCTATGAACCCAAGAGGGGCATACCCATTAGTCCTATCTGCTAG